TTCTCTTGAAATGGGCTTGACTGTTCCTCTAACGTCAATTTTATTGTTGCAAGTCTTTGGTTGCTGATAACATGACTAAGTTAGACGATATTTGAAAATTGAAACGTCGGAGGGAACCTATAAGGAAAGTTCACACTCACTGGAGGGTTTCCAGCGGGGAACCTTCCGATACTTAAGTTAGCCAAAACCTTGAGAACAATAAAGAAAAGAATGGgagtggaagagagagagagagacaaagaGTAGAGTGGTGGTGTGTTATTTCTTTGTCCAATGGAGCTTATCTAAGGATCCTCTTGGTATCTTTTTCATATAAAGATGGAGCTGTAGGTAGTTTAATTGAAATCTTTAGACTATTATACTAGTCTTATTAAGATATTAGGCTACATTCCGACAGGTCGTTAAGATAGAAAATCTTCCTACTATCATGCGAATCAAAATTATTTGATGGTTGTGGATTTTGTTCAGGTAGACTGAAGAGCTAGTAGTCAATGGTCGGTACTGAGCTGAGGCCTATCACCGATGTCTGTATCTGAGACTTGGGTGTCATCTCCCATCAACTTATGAGAGCTCTATCCTCGATTCTTGGAGTGATTAAGCCATCGAATCGGTACATCTCCGACTTCGCAGTTGGAAGATTTTAGCCACGGGGTTGGTCGATGATCGATTCGGAGGTTGGAAGGAGAGCAATAAAGTGGTTGGTCCATCTTGGCTACTTTTCGTTTTCCGGTGTTTGAGGCAATCTCACCGAATGGTTCGTGGATGTTTAGTCATGCTTTGGAAGGAAGAGAAATGTTATGGATGGTAGATTTCCACAATACTATTCATTGCTTTTCAAGGAGGAGCAActtataagaaatttttttttgaaatactgTTTGAATGCCCAGAATACATTATACGATTTCCTGTGAAAACAAGCAATAATTCATGATGTATGCTGTGGTATAGTCCAACAAAGGCGTACCGACAGATGATACATGACAACTTGAGTCTTGCTCAAGATTTATTACATATTAACGAGTAGCTAGAAGACTTTCATACAATTTGAAATCTATTAAGCTAAAGTTGATTAACTTAATAATTACTTTAACGTGACAACCGTTAGCATGCAACGCCCTTCTGGTAGAACGGTTGAAGGCTGGTTGAAGAGATATGATCATGAATATATTGGCTATGGAGAATGGAGGCATAGATACGATGAAATATATCGAGTAGATGTATGAAAGTTAAAGGGATCATAGGACACCAAGCATGTGGAAAATATTTAGGTGTGTGCTACTATTGCCAGTCAAATTAGTGATACCAACAAAAGCTATATCAATTAGGTGACAATTACCATCAAAAGGATGGATGCGCACTACTGCATGTATATTGATGTTAAATTGCCGGTAGGTTTATCACCTTAGTTCATATGTAAAATCAATATCTATTGTTCATTGCCAGCACTGGAAAGCAATGGAGGCTGGCTTCAAGCGGCTTTCATTGGGCTTCAGAGTTTTCcaatgtgccataaaaatttaaaaaaagaaacaCATCTCCTTTTGAATGTATCGGTGCAAGCCAAAGTGCTCAATCCTATTGCCGTTGGTCTCTCTTTCAACAGTTCAAAGACCTTCAAGGATGGGTAAATATGGCCAAATAGCAACGAAATTGAAGAGAGAATCATTGATGCAGAGCAACTTATACTGGAATAAGCTCGCAAGTCaagccttttttttaaaaaaaaaaagaagaaaagaaatattaGATAACTTGCCATTATTGTGCATCAAATTTGGAGAATATGAACTTATTGGGCTTTACTTTTAGATGACTGCGTCATTTAATCGAAAGTTAATTGCTGTAGAGAATATTGTCATATGTAGCTTGGTCGCTTCTTTTGAAAAGATCGAACCTTGTATTTTGTTCTTGTCACTGTGCAGCTGCTGTTTATGAACAGTTATGAGCTTGTTATAAATTTTTGCTTTCGTATTCATTGAGGGAAGAAAGCTCAACAAAATTTCAACTAAGCTCAATCACATACACCAGAAAGTACAACATCAACAAAACTGCTCTCACCATGGGATTGTCTATCAATATCAATATCAATATCAACTACTACCACAAAATTTATACAAACAGCTTGATTTGCTTAAGCCAAAAGGGAAGATAGACAAAGATTGAGGAGAGCTGGTGGCCTTTCAAAAACCATAGGAAAAAAAAGCGCATCATATGCCCCACCTTTGTTCTCTAACATGTAATAATTGCATGCGGCAAAGCTTGTTAACTAACCTTCACATGGAGCTTCtcactaaaataaaaaagaacataCACAAGGAACCTTGATGATTTCAAGCCAAAGGCCAAAAAGAATACCTGAATTCTTAATAGAGGAGTTCATTGACATGCTCTCACTTATTTGACATTGCTCAGCTTCTCCAGGATTCAGTttatggatcgaagcagattaTATAATGTTCTAGTGACCCAATGAAACAGAAGTAGGATGACACAAGTCTCAAATCAGAGGCAATTAAGAAAATCTCTTCCATATCATtacataaaaacaaaaaaaataaaataaaataaaacaaaatgaaaCAATAGTAACTTTAGCATATTACATATCTGAAATCCCATTTCAACAACATAACTACTCTGTAGAAAAGAATGAACATGAAAGAAGATGGAGCCACAGCCAGAGCACTGAATGTCCTTTTGCTATAACCCAAGGCACTTGTGTATCAGGATCCTTCTCACAAAATAAGCATCAAGCCACTGGAAAGTGCCATAACCAAGTAACCGAAAAGGCTAATGCAGATGTTGTGAGCAGAACTTTCAGTGGTTGACGACTCGGATGATTTGGGAGCAGACCTGATTCCACCACCGCTCGTCGGAGCTAAATCTGATGGCTTTTTAGTCTCTGGAGCTGGGGCCGGAGCTGGTGCTAGTGGTGGCTCAGTTCTGAAGAttgccattggaagcagaacctTGTCAACCTCATAAATGGCGACAGGCGCAGTTGAGTACACACTGCTGGTAATCTCTGGTTTCGACCAGGTAGAAGCGACATGAATAACCCCTGAGGTGTCAGTGAGGTTCAGAGTATAAGATCCACCCGCAAATGTGTTCACAGGGTTCAAAGCACTAAGGTTTTTGAAATCAGACAGGGAGTAGTACTGGGGGAAGGCATGGTAGAGGAGGAGGGTCTTGAGTTGGTCTTGGGTAAGGTTGGAGAAGGTGGTCTTTTTAAGTGATGAGAAGGCTGagtcctttgggacaaagatggTGATGCCTTGTTGGGTATTGTTTGCTTGGTTTTGGAAGGTTTGGATGACTTGAGTTTTTTCAAGATAGTTGAGGAAGGTATGGAAAGGACCAGCAACAGAGAGCAGGTCGGCAAGGTTCACGAAGTGTGGGGCAGGGGCAGGTGCTGGAGATGGAGGCAGAAGTGGTGCAGGGGCAGTTTGTGCATTTGTTGGAGAAGAAATCAATATGGCCAGAAAACTGCAAGCCACAAACACTGCAGTAAGCCCCATTGGTCTAATACTTCTCTTTGCTTTCTCAGTGATCAAACACTCAAGGGCCCTGCAGAAACATGACCCATCAAAATAAGCAAACCTTGTATATATACAAGTTTAAATTCTTATGCCTGAAAAACTGAACGAGTTGTCTTAAAACACATGTAGGTATGTAGCTTTTCTCCTTAAATTGTGGTGGATTATGATCTTCTCCTTTCAACTCATTAACCCTCTGCAATTGTATCAGCTTAAACAAGTTTTCTGCCCTGTAACTATGGTCTGTTTCTCTTCTTCCCGTTGATTATTAACTGTGTAAAATTGCAAAGCTTAAACAACATGAATGTCTTGTTCATAGAACAACAAAGGGAATCAGAACCACTAACACGATTGAACAGAGCATAAAACATAACAGACAAGCAAATATATTTATATGTGCTATTTTTCCTGTGTTGGGTGTGTTTGGAAACAAAGAGGACATAAAAAAGAGGAACAAAATATAATTGTCACCATGAACTAGActctaaatcaaatttttttagctgtAAAAAATGCGGATCTAGctgtaaaaataaatttttaccaGATGGAGCTCTGTCGCGTTCAAAGGAAGGCCAGCCAGATATAAAAGTACACCATGCTCTTTAAGGAAATGGTCTACATCTTAAAAGTGACTATTGATATAAAAACAAAGTAGTGAAAGAAGTAGAAGCTGGGAAAACACAGCGCAAGAAACAGATCTGGTGCTTCAGGAAACTGAACGGTAACCATGACCTTAAAACATGATATATCCCAAACAAAAAGATCcactcatcataaattcaagaaaGCAAGTAAAAATGACCGAGAGCTACAAAGAGGTCTTCCTAGatccaaaaaaagagaaaagaccaTAATAGTTGTACATTGTTCCCATTTGGGAAAAAAACATCataagaaaggaaaaatagatgaAGCACAACATATAAGATCTAGAGACACAGTCTTCACATCATGAAACTAAGAGACCCCCCACTGCAGAACTCATTTAAGAAAATGCAAAGAACATATAAAGCTGCACTTAGATCCAACCAGAAAGGATCCATATCTGAAGGTCTAAAAGCCCCAGAATTCATGCATAAATAAAGAGAAAACAAGGTAGAAAACAACATTCTATATTTCATCCCACCTCTAGGAAGAAAACCACCAGAGGAGAATGCCACAAAAATCACAACACAAGCAACATTTAAGACCAGTAGAAGAGAACTTAAATGCAGAGAGGAGAAAGGTGTGAAGCACAGACCTGACCAGAGGGCCTTGAATGTGAGATAGGAGAGGCACAACTTGAAGTCAGGCGAGGTAGCGGGGTGGGGAGGGGCTTGTTATATAAAAGAGTGTTGATTGGTAGTGTTGCGAACCAAAAGGTGGCAGCTGGTGAGGGCGGCAGTAGGTACCCAGAAAAACCAAATGGAGTGAGCAAGGAAAGGAAACGCCAGCCAGATGTGTGCcaacctttttcttttcttttcttttcttctttaacCCCCCCATGTTTGGACCACGCCTCTCCCTGGGAAGCTTCAGGACAGGCCATGTCAGGTGAGATTTCAAAACAGACCCTCCAACTAAtgattcttttttatttattgaaaTGTTCCACCTTGCACTCTACCCCAAGTTTTAACACCAAATTTATCAAGGTGAGAATTCTCTGCAATTTCTCAGCAGCTTCTCATCTCGtgagaggttttttttttttttcccggttGCTGGTGCCTTATTGGGCTCTCCCATGCATGCGTGGCTCCGTCTCTGACTTcgtacggagcactgaatgagaGGCCCACGATGAGCCCATGGATTCCATGTGTTGCTAATTTATGGGTCACCACTCACCTGTGATGACTCCAAGTGGGACTGCTTCATTATACTACCCACATCATTACAAGCACTTGGTCATCAATTGAGAAGGGTTGGATGGCTACTGGTGATGCTACCGCTAAGTTGTGATCTCAAACTGGCAATAAGTTATCAATTTCAATGTTTTATATGGCGAAGATTTATGCACTTGCATAGCTAATGATCTTGGGCATGGTAAAAACACTTCATGGTGTATGTTTGCACAACATTGAAATTTTAGCATATGATAAATGGTTTGGGTGGATCCGTAGCTGaacattttttaaatttaattcttttaaatttgaaattatatttacaTACTATAATGCGTTATCTATAATCAAGAGCAAAATTCGCTATATTGGTACTGGATCTCGTTTTGATACCATCATAATGCAATATTGATATATGATCCAATAGAGTACAAGATAGTATATTGAGCATAGATACGATATAAGATAATACATTATTTTGATATCTGTATAGTATGATATATATGGTACTATACAATACCGACTAGTATGACAAACTATAATctaaaaagatttatagagaaCGGGTGATATACTTTGAgttctaaatttttgataaataatcTGCTTTGtgaaaaatatcaatataaatTGTGAGGATCTGTACAAGCGTGCATTTGATCTTACGTCGATTATTcgtcaaaaaaataatagatacttatatagaattcaaaaattttaataatatattttggctaatttttttggaaaagatCTAGGGTTATTAAATATAATACAAAAATCATGCACATACTAACCGGATGACTCGGACATTCAAAGTAGAATTGCACTATCTTgggaattaattttgattattttcttaGTTGACTAAATCATTGGTATATGAAAATTAGGGTCATTGACAGATGGTTGGTGTTTACAAGCCAATGGCCCAATCAACATTCTACAACATATAGCCTTGTCAAACGACAAAATCCACCTCCATTCTAGAACAGCGACTTCAAATCCGGTTACcatgttgatctctatcttgtaACGGATGTTGGAAGGGCCATTGTTTGGCTTTAGGCCTGTAAAAGTATTGTCTCCTTGCTGTTATGGTCCCCCATTCTGTCCACCGGCACGTTACAATGTCTAATCCTGCAGGCCTCTCATGCAAGGACTGGAACGAGATACAGGGAATTTGTTGCCATTTTAACGGGAATGAGATGGATATTCTTCAAGGCAATGATGCATTTTGTACAGACACAATTACTCGTGCATGATGCCatgatttataataaattaagtaaTCATTATTCTTATGAATTATGGATCCAGTTTTTGCTGCTGTCATAATGTGCAAGCTTTGCACCGTTGTCTATGAGATCCGGACGGTATCTAGTTTCCTTTATCATTAACTTGTTTTTAAGTTGGTCATACcataatcatcaaaaaaaaaaaaaaaaaaaaggttgatcATACCACAAATATCATATATAGAATGTTGGATTTTATTTTCCCCACGTTTCTGATGATGATCAACATGATCGAATATTATATTGTAGTCATCATATAGGTAGCATGCAATTAATTGGGTCACAAGCTAATACTACCATCATGGTAAAGTTTCTAAAGGCGACCAAAAGGCTTCTAGTTATTACACTAATAGTTGCATCCTGGTATCTTCAAATATCAATCTCTTTTTTTCCTGATAAAGCAGAtggattgaatctaattaaatataaatagatACAGCCatataaatccaaaaataaattatttaaaaattaaacagaaAAATTAATCGAAGAAACCCATAATACTGATCCTATATAATTAGCTATGTATTTCACTCAGCACAATAGTAGTCTTCTAGTAAACATATCATATATCAATAGCAAGCAATGAGAGTTAAAGTGGTTCAGCTAAATATGAACCTTTAAAAAATCACACACTAATAGAGCAAACAATAGGTGCACTCCTCTTCTCCCACAGGAAAAAAAGGTTAATCCAATAGATGCTAAAGATTAAAATGTGGAACTTGACAGATGGATCGAGAAAATCAACCAAAGCTCGAACGAAACATAAAATCTGGACATGAGTCAAAATCATCCAAATTAAACACCAATCCTCAAATGATTTATCAACAACCAGTACAACAAAGACTAGATTCAATGCGTGTGAATAATTCAAAAACCTAACCTAAATTGTCTTAAAAGTTTATTCCTTGGCCTTAAAGTTTAAATTTAACCTAATATTGA
Above is a genomic segment from Elaeis guineensis isolate ETL-2024a chromosome 1, EG11, whole genome shotgun sequence containing:
- the LOC105038952 gene encoding fasciclin-like arabinogalactan protein 7, which codes for MGLTAVFVACSFLAILISSPTNAQTAPAPLLPPSPAPAPAPHFVNLADLLSVAGPFHTFLNYLEKTQVIQTFQNQANNTQQGITIFVPKDSAFSSLKKTTFSNLTQDQLKTLLLYHAFPQYYSLSDFKNLSALNPVNTFAGGSYTLNLTDTSGVIHVASTWSKPEITSSVYSTAPVAIYEVDKVLLPMAIFRTEPPLAPAPAPAPETKKPSDLAPTSGGGIRSAPKSSESSTTESSAHNICISLFGYLVMALSSGLMLIL